The following are encoded in a window of Flavobacterium cupriresistens genomic DNA:
- a CDS encoding LodA/GoxA family CTQ-dependent oxidase: MDNKKRIVEKPTANNVKCWDSSGSTEIVTQRLKEMFVEMGQKTRIEKGQNPAERAVFRKQHGITYGQFVINEDIPEEFKIGIFTGSRYDCAVRFSSDTGTTSPDLHTTIGVGLKLFGVEGPKLFGEGPTADFIFQNIDRFFASDAQQMCAFTTAGAIDRDYDTYINKHPELASILQAMQKEEASVLSAGYWAILPFQLGENQIVKYRLVPDDTYKGAPFDDDNYLRLDLEKRLRNGDATFRFEIQLRTNEATMPLNDAQVVWSTEESPYICIAKLHLPQQDVTAIGQSEFGSNLSFNIWRTLEAHKPLGSIADARKTVYAASAEARHQANGQQLQEPNIINPHFRGNTDEDSTCIVRAGIYPPIGVMRVGNSEEEYFIGPLVDEPEAKEDVYAYRDKTGAIKRQAAQFRIYGFNAAGKAIKELTMDNAKITWHSHLANQKSSWYQFQIALDIPDASDPNVPPSLLRNIDVKDRRQLLIDCGSESISKPNITEGKEFTGKFMGKSVYLGEMHTDEKGRLVMLGGHGKSKNINGDRAITFANNEGWYDDMSDGPVTATVEYEGVDLAVDPAWVICAPPDYAPMQKSVRTMWDLMRSVAVESEMLVRPARPSFSKDILPIFERMTNLQWVNAGFAAAFGWGGQFNYTSAAWVKKLNDPTSANLEMRRTISNNFRRFDQSGAQAPQLWPWLYGDAVAIPTQGSVRQHSTLSHLQLEFLDQWVEGDFDADFVDTTGCPYIPPVKKIDDYPIAEQPDMLTKAAMDFCLADAFHPGCEMTWPMRTSGMYMAPFRLKHAPKTPKTDYHYYGSTMNSDVLTLPAGPLLGGQVPGGVTRWMAIPWQTDTASCRDGYTTAYDPYLPTFWPARVPNNILSEERYKETLDTHLAEETRREAFAYRYFWLDDLPLDGEDPTQTNQINAMVKYFDKLAIVQPRPGVPDNANFPPEMQIGVVPNEEQNQLLLQETEVRLRKILNDNKHLDKKEESLLHITLEHLSNEGLFTEQIVIESTREQLVQLIQDELVQDEALTSEVQKLVDLLASKAHKLTKTRTVPHSRQPRKEVGVPEQSVRFQRFIPK; this comes from the coding sequence ATGGACAACAAAAAACGAATCGTTGAAAAACCTACTGCAAACAACGTAAAATGTTGGGACAGCAGTGGTAGTACTGAAATAGTAACACAGCGTCTTAAAGAGATGTTTGTAGAAATGGGTCAAAAAACCCGAATTGAAAAAGGGCAAAATCCAGCGGAACGTGCTGTTTTCAGAAAACAACATGGTATCACTTATGGGCAGTTCGTGATCAATGAGGATATCCCTGAAGAATTCAAAATAGGCATTTTTACCGGCTCTCGTTATGACTGTGCTGTTCGTTTCTCCAGTGATACAGGCACTACTTCACCTGACTTACACACCACTATTGGAGTGGGCTTGAAGTTGTTTGGAGTGGAAGGACCAAAACTTTTTGGAGAAGGCCCTACTGCCGATTTCATTTTTCAGAATATCGATCGCTTTTTTGCTAGTGATGCGCAGCAAATGTGTGCGTTTACAACCGCTGGTGCTATTGATAGGGATTACGATACTTATATCAACAAGCATCCTGAATTGGCCAGTATTTTGCAAGCTATGCAAAAAGAAGAGGCTAGTGTTTTAAGTGCCGGTTACTGGGCTATTTTGCCTTTTCAACTAGGGGAAAATCAAATTGTTAAATATCGTTTGGTTCCGGATGACACCTATAAAGGCGCACCCTTTGATGATGATAATTATTTACGATTGGATTTAGAAAAACGTTTACGCAATGGAGATGCTACTTTTAGATTTGAAATCCAATTGCGTACCAACGAAGCAACCATGCCTCTTAATGATGCACAGGTAGTTTGGAGTACTGAGGAAAGTCCGTACATCTGTATTGCTAAGTTACATTTACCCCAACAAGATGTAACAGCAATTGGTCAGTCTGAATTTGGAAGTAATCTTTCATTCAATATTTGGAGAACTTTAGAGGCTCATAAACCATTGGGCAGTATTGCAGACGCTCGAAAAACTGTTTATGCTGCTAGTGCTGAAGCCAGGCATCAAGCCAATGGACAACAACTACAAGAGCCCAATATTATAAATCCACATTTTAGAGGCAATACAGACGAGGATAGTACTTGTATTGTTAGAGCTGGTATCTATCCTCCTATTGGTGTGATGCGCGTGGGAAATAGTGAAGAGGAGTATTTCATAGGGCCTTTAGTAGACGAACCGGAAGCAAAAGAGGATGTGTATGCTTATCGTGATAAAACAGGAGCGATAAAACGTCAGGCTGCTCAGTTCCGAATTTATGGCTTCAATGCGGCTGGAAAAGCTATCAAAGAATTGACGATGGATAATGCTAAAATTACTTGGCATTCGCATTTGGCCAATCAAAAATCATCTTGGTATCAATTCCAAATTGCCTTAGACATTCCAGATGCCTCCGATCCCAATGTTCCACCTTCTTTACTAAGAAATATTGATGTAAAAGACCGTCGTCAGTTATTGATTGATTGTGGTAGTGAAAGTATTTCAAAACCTAATATTACTGAAGGGAAAGAATTCACCGGAAAATTCATGGGAAAATCGGTTTATTTAGGAGAAATGCACACAGATGAAAAAGGGCGCCTAGTGATGCTGGGCGGTCATGGTAAATCGAAAAACATTAATGGTGATCGAGCTATTACCTTTGCCAATAATGAAGGTTGGTATGATGATATGTCAGATGGTCCTGTTACAGCCACAGTAGAATACGAAGGAGTAGATCTTGCTGTAGATCCTGCTTGGGTGATTTGCGCTCCACCTGATTATGCTCCTATGCAAAAATCGGTTCGTACTATGTGGGATTTAATGCGCAGTGTTGCTGTAGAATCGGAAATGTTAGTAAGGCCTGCAAGACCTTCTTTCTCTAAAGACATCTTACCTATTTTTGAAAGAATGACCAATTTACAATGGGTAAATGCAGGATTTGCAGCTGCCTTTGGATGGGGAGGCCAATTTAATTATACCAGTGCAGCATGGGTAAAAAAACTAAATGACCCTACTTCTGCCAACTTAGAAATGCGTCGTACTATTTCCAATAATTTCCGTAGGTTTGATCAATCCGGTGCGCAAGCTCCACAGCTATGGCCTTGGTTATATGGTGATGCAGTTGCCATTCCTACACAAGGTTCTGTACGTCAACATTCAACCTTATCGCATTTGCAATTGGAGTTTTTAGATCAATGGGTTGAAGGTGATTTTGATGCTGATTTTGTAGATACAACAGGCTGTCCTTATATTCCACCTGTTAAAAAAATTGATGATTATCCTATTGCTGAACAACCCGATATGTTAACTAAAGCAGCTATGGATTTCTGTTTGGCAGATGCTTTTCATCCGGGTTGTGAAATGACTTGGCCTATGCGAACTTCTGGTATGTATATGGCTCCTTTCCGATTGAAACACGCTCCTAAAACACCAAAAACCGATTATCATTATTATGGTTCTACTATGAATAGTGATGTGTTGACTTTACCTGCTGGTCCATTATTAGGTGGTCAAGTACCTGGAGGTGTAACGAGATGGATGGCTATTCCCTGGCAAACTGATACGGCAAGTTGCAGAGATGGTTATACTACTGCATACGATCCTTATCTACCAACATTTTGGCCTGCCAGAGTTCCTAATAATATTTTGAGTGAAGAACGCTACAAAGAAACTTTAGATACACACTTAGCAGAAGAAACCCGTAGAGAGGCTTTTGCATATCGTTATTTTTGGTTAGATGATTTGCCATTAGATGGTGAAGATCCAACACAAACCAATCAGATTAATGCTATGGTGAAATATTTTGACAAGTTGGCGATTGTGCAACCGCGTCCGGGTGTACCTGATAACGCTAATTTTCCACCGGAAATGCAAATTGGTGTAGTTCCAAATGAGGAACAAAACCAACTGTTGTTGCAAGAGACAGAAGTCCGATTGAGAAAAATCTTAAATGACAACAAACACTTGGATAAGAAAGAAGAATCTTTATTGCATATTACTTTAGAGCATTTGTCTAACGAAGGTTTGTTTACTGAACAAATTGTAATTGAAAGCACGCGCGAGCAACTGGTACAATTGATTCAAGATGAATTGGTTCAGGATGAAGCTTTAACAAGTGAAGTTCAAAAACTAGTTGATTTATTAGCTTCTAAAGCTCATAAATTAACCAAAACAAGAACCGTTCCTCATTCCAGACAACCTCGAAAAGAGGTGGGTGTACCTGAACAATCAGTTCGTTTCCAACGTTTTATTCCAAAATAA
- a CDS encoding NAD(P)/FAD-dependent oxidoreductase, whose amino-acid sequence MATEKTDILIIGGGIAGCIAAISLIDTYQVTLVDKLHEPTERIGESLAPASQRILKQLNLLEGLENQVDTLYQKNVGMQSYWGSNQVYLLDDLRNPDGFVKNLDRQAFESYLRKVAEARGVHCLWGSKLHSSSYEDSHWQVQLRAGDTSLSTSTISASFVIDASGRQSHFAKSLGIKRQVEDKLVACWVTLPNSRTNTMSTISASENGWWYSAVVPNDKRVVAFHTDADLVVKNELKTTTSFLELAKENPVILSLLNEHENAIVFKGTVAANSTKLEQVAGQQWVALGDAALSFDPLSSQGMYNAMASAMQLQNLVLKYGFTETLQKIHTEQTERIWHHYLNHKSIFYQAETRWKTAAFWERRL is encoded by the coding sequence TTGGCGACAGAAAAAACAGATATATTAATTATAGGTGGTGGCATTGCAGGTTGCATTGCCGCCATTTCTTTAATAGATACTTATCAGGTAACATTAGTTGATAAGCTTCATGAACCTACTGAACGGATTGGAGAATCCTTAGCTCCTGCTTCGCAACGCATTTTAAAACAATTGAATTTATTGGAGGGTTTGGAAAACCAAGTAGACACTTTGTATCAAAAAAACGTAGGCATGCAGTCCTATTGGGGAAGTAATCAAGTATATCTTCTGGATGATTTAAGAAATCCTGATGGTTTTGTTAAAAATTTGGATCGACAAGCTTTTGAATCCTATTTAAGAAAAGTTGCAGAAGCTCGTGGAGTTCATTGCTTGTGGGGTTCCAAACTGCATAGTAGTTCTTATGAAGATTCTCATTGGCAAGTGCAACTAAGAGCTGGTGATACCTCTTTATCAACTTCTACAATTTCAGCCTCTTTTGTTATTGATGCCAGTGGGCGTCAATCACATTTTGCAAAGAGCTTGGGCATTAAACGACAAGTGGAAGATAAATTGGTTGCTTGTTGGGTTACTTTACCTAATAGCAGAACAAATACCATGAGTACCATTTCAGCTAGTGAAAACGGATGGTGGTATAGTGCTGTTGTTCCTAATGACAAACGGGTGGTGGCTTTTCATACCGATGCTGATTTAGTGGTTAAAAACGAACTTAAAACTACTACCTCATTTTTGGAATTGGCAAAAGAAAATCCTGTTATTTTATCTTTACTAAACGAACATGAAAATGCTATTGTTTTTAAAGGTACAGTTGCCGCTAATTCTACTAAATTAGAACAAGTAGCAGGGCAACAATGGGTAGCTTTAGGTGATGCAGCATTAAGTTTTGACCCCTTATCTTCGCAAGGCATGTACAATGCAATGGCCAGTGCCATGCAATTGCAAAATTTAGTATTAAAGTATGGATTTACTGAAACACTACAAAAAATACATACCGAACAAACGGAGCGTATTTGGCACCATTACCTAAACCACAAAAGTATTTTTTACCAAGCGGAAACCAGGTGGAAAACAGCTGCTTTTTGGGAGAGACGATTGTAA